Proteins encoded in a region of the Pelmatolapia mariae isolate MD_Pm_ZW linkage group LG16_19, Pm_UMD_F_2, whole genome shotgun sequence genome:
- the qpct gene encoding glutaminyl-peptide cyclotransferase translates to MCKGATTSVADRSHAASTMSLFHTVAVCVTLIHYTSGVPWTEEKLYHTAVTLTQDEIRAALSHTDVEQMWQRDLRPLLVTRYPGSAGSQAVQDHIKTTLGSLGAQWDVTEDKFVSQTPYGPLPFTNLIATLNPSAKRRLVLACHYDSKYYPPQWHGREFQGATDSAVPCAMMLELARALDLDLKAHKSLNSNLTLQLLFFDGEEALFQWTATDSLYGSRHLAQKMEATAHPPGAADTNQLHGIDLFVLLDLIGAPSPRFGNQFPSTTAWLSRLQHIEKRLHSMSQLVDHPNSVQYFWPNHHVGHVLDDHIPFLNRGVRVLHLIPSPFPSVWHTFDDNEQNLDRSTIENLNKILQVFVLEYLSARPTVPSNPQNAP, encoded by the exons ATGTGCAAAGGAGCGACTACATCAGTGGCTGATCGAAGCCACGCTGCCTCCACAATGTCTTTATTTCACACTGTGGCTGTCTGCGTGACCCTCATCCACTACACCAGCGGAGTCCCATGGACGGAAGAAAAG TTGTACCACACAGCTGTCACGCTAACACAGGATGAGATCCGCGCTGCCCTGTCGCACACTGATGTAGAGCAAATGTGGCAGAGGGACCTGAGACCACTGCTCGTTACCAGGTATCCAGGGTCTGCTGGCAGCCAGGCTGTGCAGGAC CACATCAAAACAACCCTCGGTTCGCTCGGAGCACAGTGGGACGTTACAGAGGACAAGTTTGTGTCACAAACACCATATGGACCTCTGCCCTTCACCAACCTAATTGCCACCCTGAACCCATCAGCCAAACGCCGCCTGGTCCTAGCCTGTCACTACGACTCCAAGTACTACCCACCACAATGGCACGGAAGAGAGTTCCAAGGAGCCACTGATTCTGCCGTTCCCTGTGCCATGATGTTGGAGCTGGCAAGAGCCCTGGATCTGGATCTGAAAGCTCACAAG AGCTTAAATTCCAACCTGACCCTGCAGTTACTCTTCTTTGATGGGGAGGAGGCTCTTTTTCAGTGGACCGCCACAGACTCCCTGTATGGCTCTCGCCACCTTGCCCAGAAGATGGAGGCCACCGCGCATCCTCCAGGAGCCGCAGACACCAACCAACTGCACGGCATT GatctgtttgtgttgttggaTCTGATCGGCGCTCCCAGTCCTCGCTTTGGCAACCAGTTTCCAAGCACAACAGCCTGGCTCTCCAGACTTCAGCACATCG AAAAGCGTCTTCACTCCATGAGCCAGCTGGTGGACCATCCTAACAGCGTGCAGTATTTCTGGCCAAATCACCATGTGGGCCATGTGCTGGATGACCATATACCTTTCCTAAACAGAG GCGTTCGGGTCCTTCACCTTATCCCCTCCCCCTTTCCCTCTGTGTGGCACACGTTTGATGACAACGAGCAAAACCTGGACCGTTCCACTATTGAGAACCTCAATAAGATCctgcaggtttttgttttggagTACCTCAGTGCCAGACCCACCGTTCCTTCAAATCCACAGAATGCCCCCTAA
- the LOC134645102 gene encoding connector enhancer of kinase suppressor of ras 3-like: MEPITKWTPKQVVDWMKGLDDSLQQYVSNFEREKISGEQLLKITHQDLEELGVARIGHQELVLEAVDLLCALNYGVESDNLKNLVVRMRAATNSLHMATADRRKSPAYDGSASRKPPNDFLTSVVELIGAAKSLLAWLDRTPLTGISDFTATKNKIIQLCLELTTTVQQDCSVYEMEERILEVSKILNTICDQTVRTTSDPLMSQSACLEEVQLTNINPGEGLGMYIKSTYDGLHVITGTTEHSPADLTRKIHAGDEVIQVNHQTVVGWQLKNLVFKLREDPKGVVLLLKKRPTGTTGFTPAPLKNMRWKPPVPQNNSSLIRTQSPSSSANGSTKKEKPAILDLYIPPPPLMPYTPREARTDSFSSISKRPKGSESPNSFLDKGSRGHCTDFDKQSAGCPIEAKVVQPRMREHKPSRGKPRPLSMPADTCLSVVDPYAKPWAQGRKGEDLYRYLSNERIPTIAEEVPSVSPPYRPAGERHLIRVDHIRGSRYYSNSDLHNSATIPYQEDMKKAPVAPVSKRTTAERSLLVSWITRLKLLTH, translated from the exons ATGGAGCCGATCACCAAGTGGACGCCAAAGCAAGTTGTCGACTGGATGAAAG GTTTGGATGACAGCTTGCAGCAGTACGTTAGCAACTTTGAGCGGGAGAAGATCAGTGGCGAGCAGCTGCTGAAGATCACACATCAGGACCTGGAAGAGCTCGGCGTTGCCAGGATTGGCCACCAGGAGCTGGTGCTGGAGGCTGTCGACCTGCTATGTGCTCTG AACTACGGAGTGGAGTCAGACAACTTGAAGAATCTGGTAGTGAGGATGAGAGCTGCCACCAACAGTCTGCACATGGCCACGGCCGACCGCAGGAAAAGCCCTGCCTACGATGGAAGCGCCTCGCGGAAGCCACCTAACGATTTTCTTACCTCCGTGGTGGAGCTGATCGGTGCTGCAAAGAGCCTCCTGGCGTGGCTCGACAG GACGCCTCTTACAGGGATCAGTGACTTCACAGCCACCAAGAACAAGATCATTCAGCTGTGCCTGGAGCTCACCACCACAGTTCAGCAG GACTGCAGTGTTTATGAGATGGAAGAAAGGATCCTGGAAGTT TCAAAGATTTTGAACACCATCTGTGATCAGACCGTGAGAACCACCTCTGACCCCCTGATGAGCCAGTCGGCTTGTTTGGAAGAAGTCCAGTTGACCAATATCAATCCAGGCGAGGGTCTG GGAATGTACATCAAGTCTACTTATGATGGGTTGCATGTCATCACTGGAACCACAGAACAT TCGCCCGCAGACCTGACGAGGAAGATCCACGCTGGGGACGAGGTGATCCAGGTTAACCATCAGACTGTG GTGGGCTGGCAGCTGAAAAACCTGGTTTTTAAACTGAGGGAGGACCCTAAAGGTGTGGTTCTACTCCTGAAGAAGAGGCCCACGGGCACAACAGGTTTCACCCCCGCCCCACTGAAGAACATGCGCTGGAAGCCCCCAGTACCTCAG AATAATTCGTCCCTCATTAGAACCCAGTCTCCTTCCAGTTCAGCTAATGGATCAACCAAAAAGGAGAAGCCGGCTATCCTGGACTTGTACATCCCGCCTCCTCCTCTAATGCCGTACACGCCACG AGAGGCGAGAACAGACTCCTTCTCCAGCATCAGTAAAAGACCGAAGGGCTCTGAGTCACCTAACTCCTTCCTGGACAAGGGGAGCAGAGGACACTGCACCGATTTTGACAAGCAAAGCGCTGGCTGTCCCATCGAAGCCAAGGTGGTCCAGCCCAGAATGAGGGAGCATAAGCCCTCGCGTG GTAAGCCCCGGCCGCTGTCCATGCCTGCAGACACCTGTCTGTCAGTGGTTGATCCTTACGCAAAGCCCTGGGCGCAGGGACGGAAAG GTGAGGACCTGTACAGATACCTGAGTAACGAGAGGATCCCCACCATTGCTGAGGAGGTCCCCTCGGTGTCTCCACCCTACAGGCCTGCAGGGGAACGGCATCTCATCCGAGTGGACCACATCCGGGGCAGCCGCTACTACTCCAACTCAGACCTCCACAACAGTGCCACCATCCCCTACCAGGAAGACATGAAAAAGGCTCCGGTAGCTCCCGTCTCCAAGCGCACGACGGCAGAACGCTCACTACTGGTCAGTTGGATCACGCGGCTTAAGCTATTGACTCACTGA